The following coding sequences are from one Paramormyrops kingsleyae isolate MSU_618 chromosome 21, PKINGS_0.4, whole genome shotgun sequence window:
- the LOC111847343 gene encoding major facilitator superfamily domain-containing protein 12, whose protein sequence is MAETQRSLSAFGRLSYAVGHFLNDLCASMWFTYLLVYYHSVLGFQNSLAGVLLLSGQIADGICTPLVGYESDRTSGCGRYGKRKTWHLVGTISVIISFPFIFSPCLGCDENTPQWVGLIYFIPFIVIFQFGWAATQISHLSLIPELVSSEHAKVELTAYRYAFTVLANIAVYAIAWLFFHFQVGSAEDPSITDNLGRFDIPVFRNLAIVVLGIGTVFSIFFHLGTREAGTHQQGAVLEPDEHQPLISGLRVTRPARVLQWKHWLKETSFYQVAFLYMFTRLIVNLSQTYISMYLTKSLLLPKKFIASIPLVMYVSGIPCSLVMKPFSQLIGKSMTYFVGLLFIMAFSYWVLLSSHMGLEVYGAAVLLGSGSATILVMSLSMTSDLIGDQTQTGAFVFGAMSFTDKVANGLGVMIIQVLYPDQTGAWYYRNVMVIVTGGMAIAAALALCTLLIWPIRIRRHLSSDSEADAAVN, encoded by the exons ATGGCTGAGACGCAGCGCTCTTTATCCGCCTTCGGGCGCCTGAGCTATGCCGTGGGCCACTTTCTCAACGACCTGTGCGCCTCCATGTGGTTCACCTACCTGCTGGTCTATTACCACTCGGTGCTCGGCTTTCAGAACAGCCTGGCCGGGGTGCTGCTGCTCAGCGGGCAGATCGCCGACGGCATCTGCACGCCTCTGGTCGGCTACGAGTCGGACCGGACCTCCGGCTGCGGGAGATACGGCAAAAGGAAAACCTGGCACCTCGTAG gcACAATCAGTGTGATCATCTCCTTCCCCTTCATCTTCAGCCCTTGCCTGGGCTGTGATGAGAACACCCCACAATGGGTGGGCCTCATTTACTTCATCCCGTTCATCGTCATCTTTCAGTTTGGCTGGGCAGCTACCCAGATCTCCCACCTGTCCCTCATTCCCGAGCTGGTCTCCAGCGAGCACGCTAAGGTGGAGCTGACCGCTTACAG GTACGCCTTCACTGTGTTGGCGAACATCGCCGTCTATGCCATCGCCTGGCTGTTCTTCCACTTCCAGGTGGGGTCAGCCGAGGACCCCTCCATCACGGACAACCTGGGCCGCTTTGACATCCCCGTGTTCAGG AACTTGGCCATCGTCGTGCTGGGCATCGGGACTGTGTTCTCTATCTTCTTCCATCTGGGCACACGGGAGGCGGGGACTCACCAACAGGGGGCGGTGTTGGAGCCTGATGAGCACCAGCCCCTGATTTCTGGTCTGCGGGTGACCCGGCCGGCAAGGGTGCTCCAGTGGAAGCATTGGCTGAAGGAGACATCTTTCTACCAA GTGGCGTTTCTCTACATGTTCACCAGGCTGATAGTGAACCTCTCCCAGACCTACATCTCCATGTACTTGACCAAGTCCCTCTTGCTGCCGAAG AAGTTCATTGCCAGCATCCCCCTGGTGATGTACGTCAGCGGCATTCCCTGCTCTCTCGTCATGAAGCCGTTCAGCCAGCTGATCGGGAAAAGC atGACGTATTTTGTGGGCCTGCTCTTCATCATGGCCTTCTCCTACTGGGTCCTGTTGAGCTCGCACATGGGCCTGGAGGTGTACGGTGCCGCGGTTCTGCTGGGGTCCGGCTCGGCCACCATCCTCGTCATGTCGCTGTCCATGACATCCGACCTCATCGGCGATCAAACG CAAACTGGCGCCTTCGTGTTTGGGGCAATGAGCTTCACGGACAAGGTGGCCAATGGCCTGGGGGTCATGATCATTCAGGTCCTGTACCCTGACCA GACAGGTGCTTGGTACTACCGTAACGTCATGGTGATCGTCACCGGGGGCATGGCCATTGCGGCGGCGCTGGCCCTCTGCACCCTCCTCATCTGGCCAATCAGGATACGGCGAC ACCTGTCCTCTGACTCTGAGGCTGATGCGGCCGTGAACTGA